One segment of Macrotis lagotis isolate mMagLag1 chromosome 1, bilby.v1.9.chrom.fasta, whole genome shotgun sequence DNA contains the following:
- the NRSN2 gene encoding neurensin-2 translates to MMPARERPCACGHGPHEDHGKWNGVRSYLHQFYEDCGGAAHPEEVEDPTPNNQDTCDWSSSFWKGVVSLSLLLLLLGAAALTTGYAVPPKLEGIGAGEFLVLDQRAAQYNKALGTCRLAGSALCAVAAILLSTCMLLVLLTRLKPEPKAEPVDREDEEAQQRAPILCQRPQNCLEPGSHELTLPLKNCVILEEETEDQAEEETFLSQRQSVAEVENRPRSPDSHSSAISNELAPRGGELGFLDGDMSVSLEEIDVSMLCPPKPASQVSPSWVQQQEVSFLPSPPGGNLCPGLA, encoded by the exons ATGATGCCCGCTCGAGAAAGGCCGTGTGCTTGCGGCCATGGCCCCCATGAGGACCATGGCAAGTGGAATGGGGTCCGTTCCTACCTGCACCAGTTCTATGAGGACTGTGGAGGTGCAGCACACCCTGAGGAGGTGGAGGACCCCACTCCAAATAACCAAGATACTTGTGACTGGTCCTCCTCCTTCTGGAAG GGAGTTGTGTCCTTGTCTCTCCTCTTGCTGCTCCTGGGAGCTGCTGCCCTGACCACGGGCTATGCTGTGCCACCTAAGTTGGAGGGCATCGGAGCAGGAGAGTTTCTGGTTCTGGACCAGCGAGCAGCTCAGTACAACAAGGCTTTAGGCACTTGTCGTCTGGCGGGCAGTGCTCTCTGTGCTGTTGCAGCAATCCTGCTGAGTACTTGCATGCTCTTGGTCCTGTTGACCCGACTCAAGCCAGAACCCAAGGCAGAGCCTGTGGACAGGGAGGATGAAGAAGCACAGCAGCGGGCACCCATCTTATGCCAGAGGCCCCAGAACTG CCTGGAACCTGGATCTCATGAACTCACTCTGCCACTGAagaactgtgtgatcttgg aggaggaaaccgaGGACCAGGCTGAAGAAGAGACTTTCCTATCTCAAAGACAGTCGGTGGCAGAAGTGGAAAACAGACCCAGGTCACCCGATTCCCACTCCAGTGCTATTTCCAACGAACTAGCTCCCAGGGGTGGGGAACTGGGCTTTCTGGATGGAGACATGAGTGTATCCCTGGAAGAAATTGATGTTTCCATGCTCTGCCCCCCCAAGCCAGCTTCTCAAGTTTCCCCATCCTGGGTCCAACAACAAGAGGTATCTTTTCTCCCATCACCACCAGGGGGCAACCTGTGCCCGGGACTGGCATAA